A window from Peromyscus eremicus chromosome 1, PerEre_H2_v1, whole genome shotgun sequence encodes these proteins:
- the LOC131900368 gene encoding olfactory receptor 5P76-like produces the protein MALLEDGNHTSVTEFILLGLTDDPVLRVILFTIILCIYLVTVCGNLSTILLIRVSSQLHHPMYFFLSHLASTDIGYSSSVTPNMLVNFLVNQNTISYLGCSIQLGSGAFFGTIECFLLAAMAYDRFIAICNPLLYSNKMSTQICIQLVVGSYIGGFLNASSFTISFFSFVFCGPNRINHFFCDFAPLVELSCSDVSVSAVVTSFSTGSVTMITVFVIAISYTYILITILKMRSTEGRQKAFSTCTSHLTAVILFYGTITFIYVMPKSSYSTDQNKVVSVFYLVVIPMLNPLIYSLRNNEIKSALKRQLGKKIFS, from the coding sequence atggctttgctggaggatgGGAACCACACTTCAGTGACAGAGTTCATTTTATTGGGCTTAACAGATGACCCAGTCCTTAGAGTCATCCTCTTCACCATCATCCTGTGCATCTACCTGGTGACTGTGTGTGGGAACCTCAGCACCATCCTCCTCATCAGAGTTTCTTCCCAGCTTCATCACCCCATGTACTTTTTTCTTAGTCACTTGGCTTCTACTGACATAGGCTATTCATCTTCTGTCACACCCAATATGCTTGTCAATTTCTTGGTAAATCAAAATACCATCTCATACCTTGGGTGCTCTATACAGCTTGGCTCTGGTGCTTTTTTTGGGACAATTGAATGCTTCCTTCTGGCTGCCATGGCTTATGATCGCTTTATAGCAATTTGTAACCCACTGCTTTATTCAAACAAAATGTCTACACAAATCTGTATCCAGTTAGTTGTAGGATCTTACATAGGGGGTTTTCTTAATGCTTCCTCCTTCaccatttccttcttttcttttgtcttttgtggACCAAACAGAATCAATCACTTTTTCTGTGATTTTGCTCCTTTAGTTGAACTCTCCTGTTCTGATGTCAGTGTCTCTGCAGTTGTTACCTCTTTTTCTACTGGATCAGTAACCATGATCACAGTGTTTGTCATTGCTATCTCCTATACCTACATCCTCATCACCATCCTGAAGATGCGCTCTACTGAGGGCCGCCAAAAGGCCTTCTCCACCTGCACCTCCCACCTTACTGCAGTCATTCTCTTCTATGGGACCATCACATTCATTTATGTGATGCCCAAGTCCAGCTACTCCACAGACCAGAACAAGGTGGTGTCTGTGTTCTACCTGGTGGTGATCCCCATGTTGAACCCCCTCATCTACAGCCTCAGGAACAATGAAATTAAGAGTGCTCTGAAGAGACAGCTtggtaagaaaatattttcttag